GTGCCGAACTGGCAGGTTATCAGGCCCATCTGGAATCACTGGTCGCCGAACGCACCGGGGAATTGGAAAAAATTGCAGTCGAACTGCGCACCGCCAAGGATGTGGCCGAAGAAGCCACCCGGATGAAATCGGACTTTCTGGCCAACATGAGCCATGAAATCCGGACCCCCATGAATGCCATCATCGGCATGGCCCACCTGGCCATGCAAACCGACATGACCCCCAAACAGCGGGATTATGCGGAAAAAATTCAACGTTCCGGACAACACCTCCTGGGCATCATCAATGACATCCTGGATTTTTCCAAGATCGAGGCAGGCAAACTGGAAGTGGAAGAAGTTGATTTCGATCTGGATAAAATGCTCGACAACGTGGCCAATCTCATCGGCGACAAGTGCCATGCCAAGGGATTGGAACTGATTTTCGATGTGGATCCCCATCTTTCCAGAAACCTCCGAGGCGATCCCCTGCGTCTGGGACAGGTGTTGGTCAACTATGCCAACAATGCGGTCAAATTTACCGAAAAAGGTGAAATCGTCATTCGCGTCCGGAAGGGAACAGGCGCGGATCCAATGCCCCTGGTTCGCTTCGAGGTGCAGGATACAGGCATTGGTTTGACCTCCGAACAGCAGGCCAGATTGTTCCACTCCTTTCAGCAGGCAGACAGTTCCACCACGCGCAAGTATGGAGGGACCGGTCTGGGACTGGCCATCTCCCGGAAGCTCGCCCAGCTCATGGGCGGCGATGTCGGGGTGGAAAGCGAGGTGGGAAAAGGAAGTACCTTCTGGTTTACAGCCGTGTTGCATTCCGGCTCACGCTCCCGGCAGCAATTGTTGCCGGCACCGGATCTGCGGGAACGGCGCATCCTGGTGGTGGATGACAATGCCCTGGCGCGGCAAATCCTGGGTGACATGTTGCGCAGCATGACCTTCCACGTCACGGAGGCATCTTCCGGTATTGAAGCCTTGCAGCAGGTTCAGCTTGCCGAAACCACGAAGCACCCCTTCGATGTTCTCTTTGTGGATTGGCAGATGCCGGATATGGATGGCGTGGAGACTGCGCGGCGTCTGAAAAACCTGGCTGGAATCCAGATGCCCCACCTCGTGATGGTGACGGCCTATGGACGGGAAGAGGTGTTTCGGGAGGCCCGGAATATCGGTTTTGAAACCATTCTGGTCAAGCCGGTCAATGCCTCGACACTTTTCGATACGGTCATCCGCACTCTGGGTGGCCATCAGGAGGAAGAACATGTTGTTGCCAAATCTGAAAATAACATATTCAAAAATCTTGAAACAATCCGCGGGGCCGACGTGCTGCTCGTGGAAGACAATGATCTGAATCAACAGGTGGCCATGGAACTGCTCTCCGGGGCCGGGGTGGTCCCGACTTTGGCGGAAAATGGCGCGATTGCCGTGCGCCTGGTGCAGGAAAAACGGTTCGACCTCGTGTTGATGGACATGCACATGCCGGTCATGGACGGCCTGATGGCAACCCGGGCCATTCGTGCCATGCCCGGCTTTGCCCAATTGCCGATTCTGGCCATGACCGCCAATGCCATGGAAGCGGACCGCGATAAATGTCTGGCGGGTGGCATGAACGATCATGTCCCCAAACCCATTGATCCGGATGAACTGTTTGCCGCCTTGTTGCGATGGATCTCGCCCCGCAAAGGTCTGGGGGAACAGGCTGAAAATAAGGTTACGGCAACAACATCGCTGGATCCTCCGCAAGCCGAAAACAAGAGTACGGCAACAACGTTGCCGGATTCTCTGGCACACATAGCCGGTCTGGATGTGCCGACAGCTCTCAAACGGGTCTTGGGAAAACGCGCCTTCTACGAGGATTTATTGCGCAAGTATGTGGCAGGGCAGGCGGAAAGTGTTCATACCGTGCGTGTCCACCTGGCTGCCGGGGAACGCCATGAGGCGGAAAGGGTGGCCCATACCCTCAAGGGAGTCTCAGGAAATATTGGTGCCGTGCGGATTCAAGAGTTGGCGGCTCGCATGGAAAGTGCCATCAAGGATAATCTCGCTGTCACAGATATCGAACCCCTCCTGACAGACGTTGAAAATGAGTTGACATCCCTGTTACGCTCCCTGCGACAATCCCTGGGAACAGGGGGCGAAAAGGAAAAAGAATCTTCAATCGCCAAGGATGTGATCATCGACCGGTCGGCAGCCAAAAAGATTGTAGATCGGATGGAACTGTTGCTGAGCGAAGATGATCCAGAAAGCATCGCTTTTTTTGAACAGGAACGTTCCCTGATCGTCTCTATTTTTGGAAAAACCACTGAGAATATTGAAAAATTGATAAAAAATTACGACATGGAAGGGGCGTTGGCCCTTCTGCGTCAGGCACGCAAGGATCATCCGGAAATTTCTGGAAGTTGACTGCCCCCTTTTCCTGTTTGGCGGGCCAGGAGGTCGCTTTTGTCAAATGCCACGGTTGAGAAACAATCCATCCTGGTGGTGGATGATACCCCGGACAACCTGACTCTCTTGAGCGGGCTGCTCAAGGATATCTACAAGGTGAAAGTGGCCAATTCCGGGGAACGTGCCCTGCGGATCGCCCGTTCGGAAACCCCGCCGGATGTGATCCTTCTGGATATCATGATGCCAGGCATGGACGGCTTCGAGGTCATGCGGTTGTTGCAGGCCGAACCCTCGACCCGGGCCATTCCCGTCATCTTTCTGACCGCCAAGAGCGAAGTGGAAGACGAAGAACAGGGGTTGGCCCTGGGTGCAGTGGATTACATTACCAAACCCATCAGTCCGCCCATTCTGTTGGCCCGGGTGCGCACCCATCTTGCCTTGAAGCAGGCCCGTGATCAGTTGCAAAACCAGAATGACATTCTGGAAGAGAAGGTCAAGGAACGAACCCGCGACCTGGTCATCTCCCAAAATAAATTGCAAAAACTCGTCGAATTGGGCTTGGCGCTCTCCCAGGAACAGGATACCAACCGGTTGCTGGAAAAAATTCTTTTCGGGGGCAAGGAGCTGCTGCATGCCGATGCGGCCACACTCTACCTTTGCCAGGATGATGAATATCTTGAGTTTGCCATTCGTTCCCGCCAGGACAACCTGCCCATGGACAGGATTCCTCTGCGGGACCCCGCAACCGGCCAGGAAAATCACCAATACATATCCGTCCATGTGGCCCTGACCGGCGAGAGTGTCTGTTTGAGCGATCTTTATGGTGAATGCCGTCCATTCGATACTGCGGGAGTTCACCAGTTTGATAAGGCCACGGGTTATCACACCCGTTCCATGCTGACCGTGGCCTTGAAATCCCGCAGCGGTGAGCCGATTGGCGTTCTGCAATTGCTCAATGCCATGGACCCAGATACAAACAGCATCATTCCTTTCCAGCCGGAAACGATCCAACTGGCCGAAGCCATGGCGTCTCAGGCCGGCATGGCCCTGGACAATCACCATTTGATCCTGGCCCTGGAAAAACGCCTGGATGCCATCATCAAACTGGTGGCCAGTGCCATCGATGCCAAATCTCCCTACACCGGAGGCCATTGCGAACGGGTGCCGGAAATCGGGCGTCTGTTGGCCGAGGCGGCCTGCAATTCCACATCAGGTCCTTTTGCCGATTTTTCCATGGCCCCGGATGAGTGGAAAGCTTTCCAACTGGCAGGTTGGTTGCACGATTGTGGCAAGGTGACCACACCGGAATTCGTCGTGGACAAGGCCACCAAACTGGAGACCCTCTACAACCGTATCCACGAAATTCGCACCCGCTTCGAGGTGCTGCGCCGGGATTGTGAAATTGCAGCCCTGCAACAAAATCAGTTGCCAGGGGCAGACCCGCAACGTATCGAAGCTGAAAAGGCCACCGCCATTGCCGAACTGGAAAGTGATTTTGCCTTCCTTGCCCGGTGCAATGTGGGTGATGAACTGATGACACCAGACATGATCGCCCGTCTGGAGCGCATTGCCCAACGGACCTGGTATCGCACTTTCGATGATCGTCTGGGACTTTCGCATGTGGAATTGGACCGCATTGCACATGTTCCTGTGGTCCCCCTGCCGGCTGAAGAATATTTGCTGATGGACAAACCGGGACATATCATCTCACGCCAGGAAGCACCCCTTTCCTACGACCCCGCAGCCTGGAACATACGCCTTCCGATTCCCGAACACCTCTACCATAATGGTGAGCTGTATAATCTCAAGATTGCCCGGGGCACCCTCAACAATGAGGAACGCTACAAAATCAATGAACATGCCATCTATACAATTATCATGTTGTCGCAACTGCCTCTTCCCAAGAACATGCGCAATATCGTAGAATATGCAGGGTGTCATCATGAAACACAAGATGGCAGGGGATATCCGCGGCGTTTGCAGCGGGAACAACAGTCGGTTCAGGCACGCATTCTGGCCATTGCGGATATTTTCGAGGCGTTGACAGCCTCGGATCGTCCCTACAAAAAAGCCAAAACCCTCTCCGAAGCATTGAAGGTCATGTCTTTCATGGTCCGTGATCAACATATCGACAAGGATTTGTTTGACCTGTTCCTCAGCAGTGGCATCTACCAGACCTATGCTGATCAATATTTGCGTCCAGAACAAAAAGACTCCATAGATCCAGAACTTTATAAACCAAAATGAGGTTTTGTTCCCTTGCTGGCGACTCATGCGTTCTTTGGTAGATCGTGGATGGCGGCTTGTGCGTAAGCCCGAATCTGGTTGATCTCTTCCTGTTCAATGCCAAGGGATTCCAAAAAATCCTGGTGGGCAAGGGGGGCATTTTTTTCGAACAAGACATGCCAAAGATTCTTGGCTGTATCATCCATGCCGGCCCCTTCCAGCAGATTGATCCACCCGGCCTTGTCCATGATGCGTGATTGACGCATGATGTTGTTGTGTTTCAATAATTTGATAATTGCATGTTGTTGGGTGCGCAGTTTGGCAATTTCCTGGTTGGTCTGGAACAGTTGGTATTCAAGAGCCTCCTCCATGGAATTTGTTGGCCTGTCGCAGAGATCACGGATTTTATCCAGAGGTATCCCGGCTTCGCGCAAAGTGGCAATGCGTTCCATGCGTTTGAAGTCAACCTCGGAGTACAGACGATAGTTGACAGTGCTGCGCAGAGAGGGAGACAACAGGCCAATCCGGTCATAATACAACAATGTTGACCTGGAGAGACCGAAGTGACGGGCAAGTTTTCCAATGGTCCACATGACTGACTTGTCCTGAGGTGAAAGCGGGTTTGGATAGCCCTGCCTTTTTTGTCTGAAAGGCAGGGCAGTGTTCACAACAACATCACAATTGGATGGATCTGGCCCGTATATTCTGGATTTCCCGGGGAGAAATATTCATCCACGCCAGAAAGGATTGATGGGCATCCGGATGGCGTTCCTCAAAGAGGCGATGCCAGTTGGCCATATCCGTATCGCTGAGGCCAATGTCGCGAAACATTTTGATCCAATCTTCTTTTTCGAGTGTTTTGACAGGCATGTGTTTTCTCCGCATGAGTATGATATGGTAGAGTGGTTGGCTAGCCATGCCAACAAGTCTCAACTGTCAAGCTGTAGTCAGGTCAAGCGGATTTTTTTGATGCGTGTTCGGCAGCACTTGAGCAGGCAAGAAAAGGGTAACGATTCCATGCTCAGTATTTTTTCCGGTATGGTGGCCGTCGCAATGCTGATGGTTGGACAGTCTGTCCGGGCCGAAGAGAATAGCCACTGGCACATGAATGGCTACGGAACCCTGGGCTTCATTCATGATGACAGCAGCAATAATTCATATGTCCGCGACCTGACGCAACGCCCCGAAAATCAACATTATATTGACAACTCCTGGCGTCGGGATACGCGCCTGGGATTGCAGGTTGCCTACCAGGCCGATCCGACTTTTGAAATTGTGAGTCAGATCGTTTTGCGCGACCAGGTCTTGAAACGTCCCTTGAACTTTCTGGATTGGGCGCACCTGACGTGGCGGCCCATGCCGGATGTTGACCTGCGCCTGGGGCGGATCGGCTTTGATCTGTTCCTGATGTCGGATCATCGCAACCTGACTTACGCCTATCCGTGGGTCCGGCCCCCTGCGGAGTATTATTCCTGGGTTCCCCTCTATTCAATCGATGGCGGCGACATTGCCTATTCCCTGCGTGACAAAGAGGGACGTTGGCGTCTCAAGGCCCAGGGTGGACGTGGCAACCTCGATTTCGCCATGGGTCTCACGGGGGTGTATGATTTCAAAACCAATAATGTCATCACTACATCCCTGCTGCGCGAGCAAGGTCCCTGGCAGTTCAGGGTTGGATATTCCCATCTGACCTCCACGACAGAGGCTTCGCCCCTGGCACCCCTGCATGCAGGTCTCGATGCCATAGCAGGGGCCGGTGTGCCAGGGGTCAGCGAAGAGGCTGCCTATATGCGGCGCAACACATCTTTCGATAACGTCTCTTTCCACTACAGCACCCTGGGTGCTGTTTACGACGATGGCACATGGTTGGTCCAATCTGAATTGGCCAATGTCTCTACCTCAGCCGATATGGTCACCAATGGCCACATGGCCTATCTGGGATTGGCGCGGCGCATCAGTGCCTGGACCCCGTTTGTCATGGTCAGTGGTGTGCGTCCTCATGTCGATATCTACTCCTCCACCCAGAATTGGAACAGCATTGGACAAGGCGAATTCCAAACCATCGCCGTGGCAACACTCAACGCCACCCGCATGAGCCAGGAAACCTTGAGCCTGGGGTTGCGTTGGGATTTCAACAGTCGTGCCGCCCTCAAATGGCAACTGGATACGACTCATATTCATCCCAACGGCTACGGTTTGTGGTACAGCGATCCCACGCCGGCTTACCGCTCCCAGGATGAACATGTGACAACGGCTTCCTTTACCTTGGATTTTGTGTTCTAGGCATGAACAGAAAATTAATTTTGATGTTTTATTGGATCACAACGCTCCTGATCGGTTTGCCTGCCATCACGTCGCCGGTCATGGCCGGTGATCTGGTCGTCGTTGTCAACCTGGACAATCCCAATCCCCGGCTGAGCCATGATCAGGTTTCCGATCTCTATCTGGGTCGTACCCGCACATTTCCCAATGGCATGTATGCGTATGTCATCGACCGGGAACGGGACAGTCAGATGCGCAATAGATTTTTCCGCCTGATCAACGGCATGCATCTGAATCAGGTCAATACCTATTGGGCGCGATTGACCTTCAGCGGACAAGTCCTGCCACCCGTCAAGAAAAACAACAATCTTGAAGTGTTGCAAAGTGTACAAGGCAATCCTTCCGGGATTGGCTACATTGATGGTGATGCTCTGGTTCCCTCGGTACGCGAAGTTTTGAGGCTGCATGACTGAGTTTCGCCCTCGCGCCACGCTCGTCTACCGGCTGACCATCTATGTTGGTCTGGGCATGCTCTCCTTTGCACTGCTTGTCGGTTTGGGTACCTATCGTTATTTCTATGCACGCGGCCTGGCCGAAGCCTCGGACCTGGAACAACAACTGGTGCATACCGTGATGCACCAGGCGGC
Above is a genomic segment from Magnetococcales bacterium containing:
- a CDS encoding response regulator; translated protein: AELAGYQAHLESLVAERTGELEKIAVELRTAKDVAEEATRMKSDFLANMSHEIRTPMNAIIGMAHLAMQTDMTPKQRDYAEKIQRSGQHLLGIINDILDFSKIEAGKLEVEEVDFDLDKMLDNVANLIGDKCHAKGLELIFDVDPHLSRNLRGDPLRLGQVLVNYANNAVKFTEKGEIVIRVRKGTGADPMPLVRFEVQDTGIGLTSEQQARLFHSFQQADSSTTRKYGGTGLGLAISRKLAQLMGGDVGVESEVGKGSTFWFTAVLHSGSRSRQQLLPAPDLRERRILVVDDNALARQILGDMLRSMTFHVTEASSGIEALQQVQLAETTKHPFDVLFVDWQMPDMDGVETARRLKNLAGIQMPHLVMVTAYGREEVFREARNIGFETILVKPVNASTLFDTVIRTLGGHQEEEHVVAKSENNIFKNLETIRGADVLLVEDNDLNQQVAMELLSGAGVVPTLAENGAIAVRLVQEKRFDLVLMDMHMPVMDGLMATRAIRAMPGFAQLPILAMTANAMEADRDKCLAGGMNDHVPKPIDPDELFAALLRWISPRKGLGEQAENKVTATTSLDPPQAENKSTATTLPDSLAHIAGLDVPTALKRVLGKRAFYEDLLRKYVAGQAESVHTVRVHLAAGERHEAERVAHTLKGVSGNIGAVRIQELAARMESAIKDNLAVTDIEPLLTDVENELTSLLRSLRQSLGTGGEKEKESSIAKDVIIDRSAAKKIVDRMELLLSEDDPESIAFFEQERSLIVSIFGKTTENIEKLIKNYDMEGALALLRQARKDHPEISGS
- a CDS encoding response regulator: MSNATVEKQSILVVDDTPDNLTLLSGLLKDIYKVKVANSGERALRIARSETPPDVILLDIMMPGMDGFEVMRLLQAEPSTRAIPVIFLTAKSEVEDEEQGLALGAVDYITKPISPPILLARVRTHLALKQARDQLQNQNDILEEKVKERTRDLVISQNKLQKLVELGLALSQEQDTNRLLEKILFGGKELLHADAATLYLCQDDEYLEFAIRSRQDNLPMDRIPLRDPATGQENHQYISVHVALTGESVCLSDLYGECRPFDTAGVHQFDKATGYHTRSMLTVALKSRSGEPIGVLQLLNAMDPDTNSIIPFQPETIQLAEAMASQAGMALDNHHLILALEKRLDAIIKLVASAIDAKSPYTGGHCERVPEIGRLLAEAACNSTSGPFADFSMAPDEWKAFQLAGWLHDCGKVTTPEFVVDKATKLETLYNRIHEIRTRFEVLRRDCEIAALQQNQLPGADPQRIEAEKATAIAELESDFAFLARCNVGDELMTPDMIARLERIAQRTWYRTFDDRLGLSHVELDRIAHVPVVPLPAEEYLLMDKPGHIISRQEAPLSYDPAAWNIRLPIPEHLYHNGELYNLKIARGTLNNEERYKINEHAIYTIIMLSQLPLPKNMRNIVEYAGCHHETQDGRGYPRRLQREQQSVQARILAIADIFEALTASDRPYKKAKTLSEALKVMSFMVRDQHIDKDLFDLFLSSGIYQTYADQYLRPEQKDSIDPELYKPK
- a CDS encoding MerR family transcriptional regulator gives rise to the protein MWTIGKLARHFGLSRSTLLYYDRIGLLSPSLRSTVNYRLYSEVDFKRMERIATLREAGIPLDKIRDLCDRPTNSMEEALEYQLFQTNQEIAKLRTQQHAIIKLLKHNNIMRQSRIMDKAGWINLLEGAGMDDTAKNLWHVLFEKNAPLAHQDFLESLGIEQEEINQIRAYAQAAIHDLPKNA